The genomic interval CACTTGAAGTCTGTGACTAGCGGAGCTTTGCAAGACCCAGTTCTGGGGCTTCCGTCATCTGGATGAAAAGGTAATTGGCCTGATACTTAAGTTTCTAGATCACTCGAAAATTGATGGAGATGTGGAGAGTGAAGCAGTTTGTTAAAGGATGCAACAAGATATTgatcatttggaaaattgtgcagagaaatggaaggTGAGGTTAATCCGGTACAAGTGTGACAGTTCGCATTTTAGGTGgtcaaatgtaaaatgaaagtatacagtaaatagcaggacccttagcagcattgatgtatagagggatcttgggggtgagtccatagctccctgaatgtagAAACACAGAAGTATATGGTGATAAAGAAGGCCTATGACATGCTTGCCTCTTTGGTTGGTTGCATCAataagaataaaaattgggaaacCATGGTGCCATATATAAAATTTTGATTTAGCCAaatttggagaactgtgtggagttctgctcaccacattatGGAAATGATGAGGAGCTTTTGGACAGAGTGCAGCAGACGTTTACCAGAATGTTACCAGATTAAAGTGAATGACTTACAAGAGAGAGacttgacaaacttggattgttttctctggcgcatcgaaggctgagggaaaaccagacagaaatatataaaattaagagaggcataaatagggtagattgtcagagtgttgctcccaaggtggaaatatcaaaGACCAGAGGGCATTGGATTAAGGTGGGATGGGTAAAGTTTAAATAAGATTTTcgtggcaagttttattttacacagagagtggaaggtgcttGGAACTCAAATCTGGTGGAGGTAGTAGGACAAGATACTATtgcaatgtttaaggggcattgagacagatacatgaacaggtagggaatatgAGGATATGGGCCATAGGCAGACGGATGGGATTGTTCGATTTGCACCATGGACGGCACAGACATGATTGCTGTACATTTCTGTGTTCATTCCATGTTTAAGAGTCTACAGAAAATCTGCAAAACTCAAGGAAACACAGCCTCTGATTTCATGTCACAGCCAAAGTATTTATAATAGTGAGTTTTTGTTTGTACTAAATGGTGATACTTAATGTCACATAGGATTCATAATGCTGCCAGGTCCAGTTTTACTCCTTGGATGGAGAGATTTGGGAGACATTTTTGCAGCAGTGTCAATGAATTGTTCCAATGTATTCTGTGGTGGACTAATGCTTTTCGGGTATTTTATGCCCAGCCCAACTTGCTGAGAGCTTTGTGCTGAATATTGCTGAGATATGTGAGTGTTTCCAGAGTTCAGAATGCAGACAACTGGAGAATGTTCTGGAAAAATGCTTATTTACTCCCTCTAGCAGGCAAAAAGACGACAGGAAACCCACCGAAATCTAACGTTCGGTTTCATGTCATAAACATAGCATTTATGTACAAAGTTACTGTTCAGTTGTTTCTGTTAAAAGGTAAAATGTTAATAGGGTGAGAATTCAATGATGGCAATGTATTTTAATTCTTGCTGTTGATGGAGATGGCTACTGCACAACATTTGCGTAATAGATGAATGTTAAATCACTGCATAGTCAAAACCTGAATATTGTCTTGGACTTAGTATACGTGGTCGCAGACTGCTTCATTATGTAGGGAATACTGAATGCAAATCAGGATGGTATGTTCAAAAGCAAATCTCCAACTCATAATAACGATCTAGCGTATGAGATGGACCTAGCACTGTTCCGAAGCTTTATTGCAGTGATGACGTCTTGGTTTGAGGGTTATACATCTTTAACGATGAATAGTGTCTTTCCTTGTGAACAATTGTTCTGTGAAGTGAATGTCACAGGTCAGAGCAGTATTTTACTTATCCCTAATTTTGAAGTGATTACTGGGGAGAAATCCTTACAACCATGGCAGCGCTGCATGTGATTTTTCTCACTAACATCGTCAGGAAAGCAATTCCAGGATTTCGATGCAGTGATGATGATAAAATGGTAGTTTATTTAGATGTCCTGTTGCACGTtaattggaggggaaccagttATGCAGTGTTGCTCCCAATAAacgaaatgtttaaaattaaacttttgtATAAGCTGCACTTCTAATAAGTGGAGAGTTTTACTTCTGATTCTCTTGGTGCTCTTTGATGCCATGCACTGTCAAGAGCAATCACTCGCACTGTTATTTTTGGATAAACAACTGccgtgttgctggagctgtgtgtcCTGATGGAACCAACTGTGTATACGTGTATTTGGTCTCCTGGTGGCATTGTCGACAATAGGTTCTAATCCCATATTGATGATTGAGAGAACACTGGTGCGGGAATAGTTGATTTGGATTTCCCGCTTTCTATGGACATTGTGTTTCTGTGCAATTGTAGATAGTATCATGTAAAGACTGATagcgtacagcacaggaacgggccagTCGgtccacaatgtcgtgccgaaccaattacattagtaataaaatgcccaactaaactaatctcttctgccaacacaatgtctatatcctaccatttccctcacattcatgtgcctgtataaGAGCTGGTTTAATGcttctgtcgtatttgcctctaccaccaccctaggcagcgcattccaggcacccaccactctttgtaaaaaaaaaacttgccctgcacatctcctttgaatttaccccatatcaccttaaaagcatgtcctctgttATTGGACACTACAAACCTGGGaaatatactggctgtctactctatctatgcctctaataatcttataaacctctatcagatctcgcctcagcctccgctgctcctgagagaacaacccaagtttgtctaacctcccctcatagtacatgccctctaatccaggcagcatcttggtaaacctcttcagtgccctctccaaagcctcgacatccttcctataatgggacgaccagaactgaatgaaatactccagatgcggcctcactaaagttttttttaagctgcagcataacttcctgactcttgaactcaatgttcgactaatgaatgcaagcatgccatgtgccttctttaccaccctatcaacctgtgtattcactttcagggagctatgaacttggaccccaagatccctctgctcaccaAAATTGTTAAGGATCTTGCCGTTAACAGTgcgctgtctctttacatttgatctcccagggtgcaacacttcacatttcgcCTGGTTGAACTCCTGCCAGTTCTCtatccacatctgcaactgatctatatcccgctgtatcctttgccagtcttctacgctatccacaacatcaccaattttcgtatcatccacaaattcatTAACCCACCCATgtgcattttcatccaggtcatttacatttatcacaaacagcagaggcccaagtacggatccctgaggaacaccactagtcacagaactccagctggaataagtcccattgaccactaccctccgtcttcCACGGgcgccagttctgaatccaaacggccaattcaccgtggataccatgcatcttaatcttctgagtgAGCCTCctatgaggggccttgtcaaacgccttactaaaatctatgtaaacAATATCCACAGTTCTACCTTTATCAACCacctcgtcacctcgtcaaaaaactcaatcaagttagtaaggcacgacttgccctgcacaaagccatgctgactgacccTGATTAGGCTATGATTTTCCAAAAGCTCTTAAATCCTATCGCTAAGATACCattccagtagcttccctaccactgacgtgagactaaccggtctatagttaccaggattgtTGTAACTCTACTGGTGCTTCTTGTGCGGAAGTCTTGGTACTGCAGACTTCTTCAGAATCACAGATTGAATGAAATGAGACATAATGCCTTTTGTGTATAAATGATGTTACTTACAACAGCAGAAGTATTAAGATTTCCAAAGAAAGTTTTAGAAATAATATAAACATGGCTTTGTGGGATTCACTGATAAACGGTAGTGGACCGGAAAAGAACAGTGGGATTAAGCATATCCTGGATTTTCAGCACGTTTTCAAAAGCATAAGGTTCAATCTTACTGGTATATTCAGAACGTTGTCAATTCCCAATGCTGCTGGATTCCACGTGGACTCCAACCCCAGAGCTATATCTTGCTGAAACGCACAGAAATTTACCCCGGTGAATAGCCATTTCGTTCTTGTGTCACGTCAGATGTGATACATGATCTGTGCTACCACACATTTTATTGTAGACTATACTCTGATCGGCATAAACCAATGTTAAGGGTTTGTTTACCTTTAATGTTCTTAATTAATTCTGTGTTTCAGATATTTGCGTTGTTATgctttaataaaagaaaaatatttaatgccATAAATTATTTGATTAGCATTAATGCGTTTATATGATTCTCACTGGTAGAAATATTGAACCCCTACAGCATTCAGAGACCATCCCAAAAACAATTCAAGTGGAATCCGCGTAGACAAAGCAAAAGATCAATCTACAGACATAGTGCTGGAATATGGACCCTAGTTGGTAATGCGCATGGCAGGGTGAGTTAGCATGATCCGATATAGggcaacaagcaaactgctggcgAATTCAAGCACTTGGAAACATTTTCAAATTGGCCAAAATATTGGCCCggctgcatccgtggagggaagagAGTTGTTGAGTTTCGAGTCGAAATACTGCAACAGGACTAGTCGAATATTAAGACTGTAAATAAGGTAATGatagaaattatattttttaaaggaGAGAGTCACATTCGTTTTCGCTTTAGAAAAGACGATGGCGAATATTTGTGCATAAGCTCTTCAAATATTGAAAACTATGGATAGACTTTAATTAATGCACTATCTGAGGACACCAGGTGATGTAAAGTAACACTAATCACGATtcagaattgaaaagaaatttcttcaattatGATGAAAAACTGGTCACTTAAGCATGATGCAGACACCGGTTCTTTATTTTGGTAAAACAATTCAATATATTACTTTTGTTATAGCTGCTGCTGGGATGCAACAACAGTATTGCGAAAGTAGTAATTAATTGATGATCAGGATTTGAAAACTATGATGGAATAATGACACGGAGCATGAATGTAATTGGGCTGTTAACGTGCTGAGTTACGTTTTTTTCATTTGGTCGTGATATTCAACGCTATTTCTTTATATTTGACCTTTAAGATATGCACAACTGTTGTTCTTGAAATGTCGGTTCTAAAGCAAACATTTCGCAAAAATCTAAAAGATCCAAAAGGTGGAAATGAATTTCAATTGTGCAGCAAGAAATATAACCAGGTCTGCGCCAGATTGTGCACTTCTTGCTTTAAGAAATGAACTGCACTCTGATTGGTCAGATACGATTGTTACGTTGTCTACCAATCAGAAGCTGAGATGTGCCTGGTGATCTGCACAGCCCCCTTCAATACCCAGCCGCCATCGCGTAAGATCAGACGCCGTGAAAACTGGATAGCCCGCAGCTCCGGAGCATTTGTGCACGATTCATTTCGAATTGCAGCAGCATGAGCACATTGAATTGAAAACATTCCAGTAATTCGCAAGAAGGTATACATATTTTCTGCGCGTATCTGTCCCATTTGAGTTAAATCGCTGTTAAAAGGCATTGTCTCGGGTTGAAACGATTGGAATGATTTCTCCTGGAAATGAGATATAACATATATTGCCTGGTGAAATACCAACTGTTTTGCTGTTTGTTCTCCCGCTGGAATCTTGTTTCTGGGCAGATTCGATATTCTGTTCCTGAGGAATTGCAACTGGGCGCCTTTGTTGGGAATATCGCCATTGATTTGGGGTTAGATTTAAAGGAGCTGTCGGCTCGCAGCTTACGGGTGGCGCCCAGTCCGAGGAAACTGTATGTTGACGTAAATTTGGAGAATGGAATTTTATTTGTGAATGAAAGAATGGACAGGGAAAAACTTTGCGGGTCGTTCACCGAATGCGTTTTATCCTTCAACGTTGTGCTTGAAAATCCCCTCAGTCTGCACCAGGTGGAAGTGGAGATTCTCGATGTAAATGACAAcgctcccactttctccaaaagCCAGATCCGCCTGGAAATCTCCGAAATTATTGTACCGGGAGCGCGGTTCCCCCTCGAAGCCGCAAACGACCCGGACATTGGAACTAACACTTTGCAGACATACCAGCTACATCCAAATGAATATTTCATTCTTGATGTACAAGAACGCAGTGGGATAGGAAAGTTGCCGGTGTTGGTGCTTCAGAGTCCTTTAGATCGAGAAACAGTAACAAGTCACGAGTTAACACTTTTAGCCGAAGACGGCGGAGTCCCTGTGAGATCGGGGAAGGTCTGGGTAATAATCGCAGTGAAGGATGCGAACGACAACTCTCCTGTTTTCTCGCAGTCGGTTTATAGGGTGAGTTTGTTGGAATCAGCTCCCTTCCGATCCTTGATCATTACATTAAACGCCACTGACTTGGACGATGGACCCAATGGAGACATAACGTACTCGATCAGTAGCCATAGTTCGAAAAATGTTCTTGAAATGTTTAGCATCGATTCCAAAACTGGTGAAATCAGACTGAAAGGGCACTTAGACTATGAACAAAGCAAATTGTTTGAGATTAATATACAAGCGGTCGATAATGGTCCTGACGCAATGCCCCAGCACTGTGATGTGCTGGTGAATGTTATGGATGTGAATGATAACTCTCCTGACTTAACGTCAACATCTACGTCAAGTACAGTGCCAGAAGATGTCTCAATTGGAACGGTAGTGGCACTGCTAAGCGTAGATGACAAAGATTCTGGACAAAATGGGCACGTACAATGTGAAATTTCAAATAAACTGCCATTTAGGCTGGATTTGTCTGTGGAAAACTTTTATAAACTACTTATACAGCAACCGCTGGATCGCGAAACTACCTCCAGGTATGATATCACCATAACATGCACGGATGCAGGGTACCCCAGTCTTACATCAACGGAAATGATTCGTATAGATGTTACAGATGTAAATGACAACGCACCAAGGTTTATGCAGGCGGTACACACGGTGCACGTCATGGAGAACAACGTTATTGGGGCTTCCATATACTCCTTGACTGCTTTTGACCCAGATAAAGGACAAAACGCCCGAATGAACTTTTCCATCCTGCCATCTCAGGTTCAGGACTCTTCCATTGCCTCTTATATCTCCATCAACTCACAGAGCGGTGTCATATTTGCGCAGAAATCTTTTGACTACGAGAAactgaaagattttaaaattcacGTTCGGGTGCAGGATTCTGGACTCCCACCTCTCACCAGTAACGCTTCTGTAGCTATTGTTATCCTTGATCAGAACGATAATGCCCCAGTGATCGTGAATCCTTTGCCCCAATATGGATCAACAGCAATGGAGACAATATCCAGGTTTGCAGAACCTGGATACCTGGTTTTCAAGGTATCGGCTATTGACGCCGACGCTGGTCAAAATGCCCGTCTGACTTATCACATTTTTCAGGCTACTCATCGCGATCTCTTCACTATTTCAGCTGACACGGGGGAAATTTGGACTATCCGTGGCATTGAGAGCAAGGATGCCTCCAAACAAAGGCTGGTGATTATGGTAACAGATAATGGATCGCCATCTCTCTCTGCAACCGTGACCATAGAATTATCTGTGAAGAGGAGTGAAACGATCTCCAGTACCACCAGTTTATTTAAAAATGATGATTTCACTCCCTATCGGAACTTTTCCTTAGTCATAGCCTTAGGGATAACGTCTATCATTTTCCTCGTGATTTTAATTATCCTTGCTGTTAAGGTTCATAAAAGCAGAAATGGTGTGGGATGCCAATACAGTTCTCAGAATACTTGTTGCTGTTTGGAATCAAGAAATTCTCTGAATGGAATTCAAAAGGCCAGTCGAAGCCTTCAGATACCCCCGAACTATGTTGAGGTATTTGGGGGTGATCCACTTTCCCAGAGTTTCCGTTACGAGTCCTGTTCAACATTGCAGTCCGTGAAGAGGGACTTCACGACCCCTCAAGCGTGTGGACTATCTACAGCAATGCATTATAACCCGAAGAAACCTGCTGGGAAAGAAAATCCAGGAATGATAAAGCCCGAGGTGTCCAATTACAGTGTAACTACTGAGGTGAGGTGCTTCTGAAACGAAAGTAAATCGTCATATATTCAATTTGGATAGGTATATAGATTTGGGGAACTCAGGCCATTGTAGTTTCTGTACTAGGATGAAGTGAATATTACACTTACAATTTCAGTGTGCATGCTGCTTCCAATCAGGGTGCCTAATTGCTTTATGGGTTTATGTTTCAAAGAATTTCATTACTTGCAATTGTATGTAACTCCAAGGCATTGCAACACTGACTTTACTGAGGGCCCTGGAAGCTGGCACGATTTTCTCGAGGTTTTCTAAGGTATTTACAATTTACGGAAAAGGCATATCACTTAAGCATGTTGCAGACATTATGAATACTTCCTTTGAAAGCAGTATAGGTAGCGTAAATCCCTTGGTTCCTTGCCAGTCATCATGTTTTCTGTGCAGTCTTCCCCATTCATTATTGCAAAGTGTTGATTTATTTGATCATCCCAGATAAATTAATTCTCTTTGTATTCCAAGAGCAAAgaaaaaatatgcagatgctggaaagctgaaatataaCATGGAACGCAGGAACatgctcagcaggacaggcagcatgcACGGAGGGagaaaccagagttaatgtttcaggccgattAACTTACACCAGAACTGGATGAAAAGTGATCAGTGTGAAATGCTAACACCGTTTCCCTCTCCACCAGCTCGTACGAAATGTTAACTGACTTCTATGTCCAATGCGTTCGCATTTACACCATCATTGGATGTGATCGACGCAGAGAAATTGACATCAGCATAATGCAATTCCAATGCAGATACTGTAGTATGATTGGTTATTAATCAGTCTTCGAACATTTCACCAAATTGGACAGAATTTTATCTTCttatctcattataggaaggatgtggaagctatatcgagggtgcagaggagatttaccaggatgtttcctggattagagagcatgtcttttgaggataggttgagtgagctagggcttttctctttggagagaaggaggatgagaggtgacttgatagaggtgtacaagatgatgaggcatagatcgagtggaaagtcagagactttttcccagggcgacaatgactaattttaaggtgattggaggaaggtataagggggatgtcaggggcaagttttttacacaaagagtggtgggtgcgtggaacgcactgccggcagaggttgtgggagcagatacattagggacatttaagagactcttagaaagacaaatgaatgatagagaaatggcgggctatgtgggagggaaggattatatggatcttagagcagaataaaatgtcggcaaaacattgtggaccgaagggcctgtactgtgctgtagtgttctatgttgaaaTTTATTTAATATCAGCATTTGCTCTTGAGAAGACATTAATGAAACAGAGCAACAGAATCTGATGGAATTGAATCCTAATAGCttcaaggtgatgcactttgagaggacgaGGGCAGGGCATAGACGGTAAATGGTAGTGCCCT from Pristis pectinata isolate sPriPec2 chromosome 4, sPriPec2.1.pri, whole genome shotgun sequence carries:
- the LOC127569075 gene encoding protocadherin beta-8-like isoform X4: MRYNIYCLVKYQLFCCLFSRWNLVSGQIRYSVPEELQLGAFVGNIAIDLGLDLKELSARSLRVAPSPRKLYVDVNLENGILFVNERMDREKLCGSFTECVLSFNVVLENPLSLHQVEVEILDVNDNAPTFSKSQIRLEISEIIVPGARFPLEAANDPDIGTNTLQTYQLHPNEYFILDVQERSGIGKLPVLVLQSPLDRETVTSHELTLLAEDGGVPVRSGKVWVIIAVKDANDNSPVFSQSVYRVSLLESAPFRSLIITLNATDLDDGPNGDITYSISSHSSKNVLEMFSIDSKTGEIRLKGHLDYEQSKLFEINIQAVDNGPDAMPQHCDVLVNVMDVNDNSPDLTSTSTSSTVPEDVSIGTVVALLSVDDKDSGQNGHVQCEISNKLPFRLDLSVENFYKLLIQQPLDRETTSRYDITITCTDAGYPSLTSTEMIRIDVTDVNDNAPRFMQAVHTVHVMENNVIGASIYSLTAFDPDKGQNARMNFSILPSQVQDSSIASYISINSQSGVIFAQKSFDYEKLKDFKIHVRVQDSGLPPLTSNASVAIVILDQNDNAPVIVNPLPQYGSTAMETISRFAEPGYLVFKVSAIDADAGQNARLTYHIFQATHRDLFTISADTGEIWTIRGIESKDASKQRLVIMVTDNGSPSLSATVTIELSVKRSETISSTTSLFKNDDFTPYRNFSLVIALGITSIIFLVILIILAVKVHKSRNGVGCQYSSQNTCCCLESRNSLNGIQKASRSLQIPPNYVEVFGGDPLSQSFRYESCSTLQSVKRDFTTPQACGLSTAMHYNPKKPAGKENPGMIKPEVSNYSVTTEVKQPNTDWRLSQTHRAELNSSQYLEEEGVQREIQCEVQREVQRDVQREVPRDVQCDVPRNVQRDLQRDVHCDVQHVAENDPGGPRKPMCARPPAIPAGRDGWTLPRTAPRMQLQMTLGTHVPGTLRSQYLFPREPCTPGARISNSNVEFSAFPIGSLHCPWAANQTRDHRGLTHPGSRRPELDTEACGEIPCSPSSLRLSTQRLHSRDHHHALRQVNN